A single window of Nocardioides kongjuensis DNA harbors:
- a CDS encoding M20 family metallopeptidase has translation MTSLTTDLAAGPRADRAIRAAGERLVALSHEVHGYAELAFEEHRAAAAVSGLLAGAGFAVETGVAGLPTAFVASYGSGDLVVGICAEYDALPEIGHACGHNIIASSAVGAALGLAEVADVLGLTVKVLGTPAEEHGGGKVLMLEAGCFDDLTVSLMVHPAPTDVAPSSATSQGVARFAATFTGTPSHAAAAPHLGVNAADAAVVSQVAIGLLRQQLPATARVAAFVSEGGKVTNIIPERVVVDFEVREFDVEAQARLVERVRACFEAGALATGCSLAIEPTEPEYAPLLQDARLGAPFTAALTDLGREVHTESKLAGGSTDMGNVSQYLPSIHPMVAVAGSEHSPHTHGFAADAISPAADRTVVDAALAMARTVVAVAEDPAVRAELLAEQAARSPYPRPAASQENRS, from the coding sequence ATGACCAGCCTCACCACGGACCTCGCCGCCGGTCCCCGCGCCGACCGCGCGATCCGCGCCGCCGGCGAGCGGCTCGTCGCCCTCAGCCACGAGGTGCACGGCTACGCCGAGCTGGCCTTCGAGGAGCACCGGGCAGCGGCTGCCGTCAGCGGCCTGCTCGCCGGCGCCGGCTTCGCCGTCGAGACCGGCGTCGCCGGGCTGCCGACCGCGTTCGTGGCGTCCTACGGCAGCGGCGACCTGGTCGTCGGCATCTGTGCCGAGTACGACGCCCTGCCCGAGATCGGCCACGCCTGCGGCCACAACATCATCGCCTCGAGCGCCGTCGGCGCCGCGCTGGGCCTCGCCGAGGTCGCGGATGTGCTCGGCCTGACCGTCAAGGTGCTCGGCACGCCGGCCGAGGAGCACGGCGGCGGCAAGGTCCTCATGCTCGAGGCCGGCTGCTTCGACGACCTGACGGTCTCGCTCATGGTGCACCCGGCGCCGACCGACGTCGCACCGTCCTCGGCCACCAGCCAGGGCGTCGCCCGGTTCGCCGCGACCTTCACCGGTACGCCGTCCCACGCAGCCGCCGCGCCGCACCTCGGCGTCAACGCCGCCGACGCCGCCGTGGTCAGCCAGGTCGCGATCGGCCTGCTGCGCCAGCAGCTGCCCGCCACCGCGCGGGTCGCGGCGTTCGTCAGCGAGGGCGGCAAGGTCACCAACATCATCCCCGAGCGCGTCGTCGTCGACTTCGAGGTCCGCGAGTTCGACGTCGAGGCGCAGGCCCGCCTCGTCGAGCGGGTCCGCGCCTGCTTCGAGGCGGGCGCGCTGGCCACCGGCTGCAGCCTGGCGATCGAGCCCACCGAGCCGGAGTACGCCCCCCTGCTGCAGGACGCCCGCCTCGGGGCCCCGTTCACCGCCGCGCTCACCGACCTCGGCCGCGAGGTGCACACCGAGAGCAAGCTCGCCGGCGGCTCCACCGACATGGGCAACGTCTCGCAGTACCTGCCCTCGATCCACCCGATGGTCGCCGTGGCCGGCAGCGAGCACAGCCCGCACACCCACGGCTTCGCCGCCGACGCGATCAGCCCCGCCGCCGACCGCACCGTGGTCGACGCCGCCCTCGCCATGGCCCGCACCGTCGTGGCCGTCGCCGAGGACCCCGCCGTGCGTGCCGAGCTCCTCGCGGAGCAGGCCGCCCGGTCGCCGTACCCCCGCCCCGCCGCTTCCCAGGAGAACCGGTCATGA
- a CDS encoding DUF3100 domain-containing protein — MITTRPSATAGTASSSGSRLLRRLGPLAAIALVLTVVAELVGDHTIDLGIGTVTLYPLIWGILLGGVVSMQKVKPLPVAVQRHATQLVGLAVLLLGARLAFVVGANIPVLLDAGPALLLQELGHLFGTVLFSLPIAVALKMGRATVGACFSIDREGSFAIVGDKYGADSDEYRGVLSMYVFGTVVGALYVTLIATALAGAGIFDPLALAMGAGVGSGSVMAASSAAIAAEFPARADQILALAAVSNLITTVLGLYVGMYVALPAAERFYRLLTRRQAAAAPASGPETAAPAAARVTVDEDPADQAPVLPSLAIVLVLFLASAVVFHGGFDPAMLAGFALMAALVLVSLGLKKVVGLSPIIGLTTIGAFLGSEWSPVADVVAKVTTPIEFLALTTPVLVLAGLGLGKDAPMLRRIGWRIVPVGLVSFAASFVVATAIAEVALGLGG, encoded by the coding sequence ATGATCACCACCCGTCCGTCGGCCACCGCCGGCACCGCGTCCTCGTCCGGCTCCCGGCTCCTGCGTCGCCTGGGACCGCTCGCCGCGATCGCCCTCGTCCTCACCGTCGTCGCCGAGCTGGTCGGTGACCACACCATCGACCTCGGCATCGGCACCGTCACGCTCTACCCGCTGATCTGGGGCATCCTGCTCGGCGGCGTGGTCAGCATGCAGAAGGTCAAGCCGCTGCCCGTCGCCGTCCAGCGCCACGCCACCCAGCTGGTCGGGCTCGCCGTGCTGCTGCTCGGCGCCCGGCTCGCGTTCGTCGTCGGCGCCAACATCCCCGTCCTGCTCGACGCCGGCCCGGCGCTGCTGCTGCAGGAGCTCGGCCACCTGTTCGGCACCGTGCTCTTCTCGCTCCCGATCGCGGTCGCCCTCAAGATGGGTCGCGCCACCGTCGGCGCCTGCTTCTCGATCGACCGCGAGGGCTCGTTCGCGATCGTCGGCGACAAGTACGGCGCCGACTCCGACGAGTACCGCGGCGTGCTGTCGATGTACGTCTTCGGCACCGTCGTCGGCGCCCTCTACGTCACCCTGATCGCCACCGCACTCGCCGGTGCCGGCATCTTCGACCCGCTGGCGCTCGCGATGGGTGCGGGCGTCGGCTCCGGGTCGGTCATGGCCGCCTCGTCGGCCGCGATCGCCGCGGAGTTCCCCGCGCGGGCCGACCAGATCCTCGCCCTGGCCGCGGTGTCGAACCTGATCACGACCGTCCTGGGCCTCTACGTCGGCATGTACGTCGCCCTCCCGGCCGCCGAGCGCTTCTACCGGCTGCTCACCCGCCGGCAGGCTGCGGCGGCCCCCGCCTCCGGCCCCGAGACCGCCGCCCCCGCCGCCGCTCGCGTCACCGTGGACGAGGACCCCGCCGACCAGGCGCCCGTGCTCCCCTCGCTGGCGATCGTGCTGGTCCTCTTCCTCGCCTCCGCGGTCGTCTTCCACGGCGGCTTCGACCCGGCGATGCTCGCCGGCTTCGCGCTCATGGCCGCGCTGGTGCTGGTCTCGCTGGGCCTGAAGAAGGTCGTCGGGCTCTCCCCCATCATCGGCCTCACCACGATCGGCGCCTTCCTGGGCAGCGAGTGGTCGCCGGTGGCCGACGTGGTCGCGAAGGTCACCACGCCGATCGAGTTCCTCGCGCTGACCACCCCGGTCCTGGTGCTCGCCGGCCTCGGCCTCGGCAAGGACGCCCCGATGCTGCGCCGGATCGGATGGCGGATCGTCCCGGTCGGCCTGGTCTCGTTCGCCGCCTCGTTCGTCGTCGCGACGGCGATCGCCGAGGTCGCCCTCGGCCTGGGCGGCTGA
- a CDS encoding L-serine ammonia-lyase has translation MAVSVVDLFSIGIGPSSSHTVGPMRAARRFVTALAEHDLLGGAVAVRVELYGSLAATGRGHGTDRAVLLGLEGHEPETVAPDLADTVLDRVRDRERLCLLGRHEIRFSPTADLVLDARTTLSRHPNGMRFTAYDAGGAVLRQTTSYSVGGGFVVDEDEPAPAAVADADVPYPFASGAALLALCASRGLAISDVVLANERAVRPEEEVLDHLDRVWAVMQECVETGCRTEGVLPGGLGVRRRAPALLRRLSEDAGNDPLRTLDWIDLFALAVNEQNAGGGRVVTAPTNGAAGIIPAVLHYYVRLCPGADGDKQDGVRRFLLTAGAIGSLYQRNASISGAEVGCQGEVGSASSMAAAGLCEVLGGTPAQVENAAEIAMEHNLGLTCDPVGGLVQIPCIERNAMAAVKAVNAVRMALAGAGEHVVSLDQVIATMRETGADMATKYKETSLGGLAVNVIEC, from the coding sequence GTGGCTGTCAGCGTCGTCGACCTCTTCAGCATCGGCATCGGCCCCTCCTCCTCCCACACGGTCGGACCGATGCGGGCGGCGCGGCGCTTCGTGACGGCCCTCGCCGAACACGACCTGCTCGGCGGGGCCGTCGCCGTCCGCGTGGAGCTGTACGGCTCCCTCGCGGCCACCGGCCGGGGGCACGGCACCGACCGTGCCGTGCTCCTCGGCCTGGAGGGACACGAGCCCGAGACCGTCGCCCCGGACCTGGCCGACACGGTCCTGGACCGGGTGCGCGACCGCGAGCGGCTCTGCCTCCTCGGCCGGCACGAGATCCGCTTCTCCCCCACCGCCGACCTGGTCCTCGACGCCCGCACGACGCTGTCGAGGCACCCCAACGGCATGCGGTTCACGGCGTACGACGCCGGCGGGGCCGTGCTGCGGCAGACCACGTCGTACTCGGTCGGTGGCGGGTTCGTCGTCGACGAGGACGAGCCGGCCCCCGCGGCCGTCGCCGACGCGGACGTGCCCTACCCCTTCGCCTCCGGCGCCGCCCTCCTCGCGCTGTGCGCCTCGCGCGGCCTCGCGATCAGCGACGTCGTGCTCGCCAACGAGCGGGCGGTGCGCCCCGAGGAGGAGGTGCTCGACCACCTCGACCGGGTGTGGGCGGTGATGCAGGAGTGCGTCGAGACGGGGTGTCGCACCGAGGGCGTGCTGCCCGGTGGCCTCGGCGTGCGGCGTCGCGCTCCCGCGCTGCTGCGCCGCCTCTCCGAGGACGCCGGGAACGACCCGCTGCGGACCCTCGACTGGATCGACCTGTTCGCGCTCGCCGTCAACGAGCAGAACGCCGGCGGCGGCCGGGTCGTCACCGCACCGACCAACGGGGCGGCGGGGATCATCCCGGCGGTGCTGCACTACTACGTGCGGTTGTGCCCCGGCGCCGACGGCGACAAGCAGGACGGCGTGCGCCGCTTCCTGCTGACCGCCGGAGCGATCGGCAGCCTCTACCAGCGCAACGCCTCGATCTCGGGCGCCGAGGTGGGCTGTCAGGGCGAGGTCGGCTCGGCCTCCTCGATGGCCGCCGCCGGCCTGTGCGAGGTCCTGGGCGGCACCCCCGCCCAGGTCGAGAACGCCGCCGAGATCGCCATGGAGCACAACCTCGGCCTGACCTGCGACCCCGTCGGCGGCCTCGTGCAGATCCCCTGCATCGAGCGCAACGCGATGGCCGCGGTCAAGGCGGTGAACGCCGTGCGCATGGCGCTCGCGGGCGCCGGCGAGCACGTCGTCTCGCTCGACCAGGTCATCGCCACCATGCGCGAGACCGGTGCCGACATGGCCACCAAGTACAAGGAGACCTCGCTCGGCGGCCTCGCCGTCAACGTGATCGAGTGCTGA
- a CDS encoding aldehyde dehydrogenase family protein — protein MSKYAVRNPATGEVVETYPTATDAEVAAAVTAAAAAHETWGRQTSVAERAAAIARVAELHRERADELAEAINLEMGKALGAAKGEVLFSADIYQYYADRAESLLADQPIELLSGEGHALVRRQSVGALLGIMPWNYPVYQVARFAAPNLLLGNTIVLKHAAQCPRSAALQAQIFVDAGLPEGAYVNVYATSDQIAGVIADPRIHGVSLTGSERAGSIIGELAGRHLKKCVLELGGADPFVLLSTDDLPGAVDDALSARTGNVGQACNGAKRFVVVDELYDAFVGLLNDKIATAGNAAPLSSVGAAEELAGQVAAAVDAGANLVSAGERDGAFHPVGVLTDVTPDNPAYHQEFFGPVAMVFRAADEADAIRIANDTPYGLGSYVYTTDPEQADRVASALEVGMVFVNGVGLEAVELPFGGVRLSGYGRELGTLGIDEFVNKKMIRVAR, from the coding sequence ATGAGCAAGTACGCCGTCCGCAACCCCGCCACCGGCGAGGTCGTCGAGACCTACCCGACCGCCACCGACGCGGAGGTCGCCGCCGCGGTCACCGCAGCCGCTGCCGCCCACGAGACCTGGGGCCGCCAGACGTCGGTCGCCGAGCGTGCCGCGGCGATCGCCCGGGTCGCCGAGCTGCACCGCGAGCGGGCCGACGAGCTCGCCGAGGCGATCAACCTCGAGATGGGCAAGGCGCTCGGCGCCGCCAAGGGCGAGGTGCTCTTCTCGGCCGACATCTACCAGTACTACGCCGACCGTGCCGAGAGCCTGCTCGCCGACCAGCCGATCGAGCTGCTCAGCGGCGAGGGCCACGCCCTCGTCCGCCGCCAGTCGGTCGGCGCGCTGCTGGGCATCATGCCGTGGAACTACCCGGTCTACCAGGTTGCCCGCTTCGCGGCACCCAACCTGCTGCTGGGCAACACCATCGTCCTCAAGCACGCGGCCCAGTGCCCGCGCTCGGCTGCGCTGCAGGCGCAGATCTTCGTCGACGCCGGCCTGCCCGAGGGCGCCTACGTCAACGTCTACGCCACCAGCGACCAGATCGCCGGCGTCATCGCCGACCCGCGGATCCACGGCGTCTCGCTGACCGGCTCCGAGCGCGCCGGCTCGATCATCGGCGAGCTCGCCGGCCGCCACCTCAAGAAGTGCGTCCTCGAGCTCGGCGGCGCGGACCCGTTCGTGCTGCTCTCCACCGACGACCTCCCCGGCGCGGTCGACGACGCCCTGTCCGCCCGGACCGGCAACGTCGGCCAGGCCTGCAACGGCGCCAAGCGCTTCGTCGTCGTCGACGAGCTGTACGACGCCTTCGTCGGCCTGCTCAACGACAAGATCGCCACCGCCGGCAACGCAGCCCCGCTGTCCTCGGTCGGTGCGGCCGAGGAGCTCGCCGGACAGGTCGCAGCTGCCGTCGACGCCGGCGCCAACCTGGTCTCCGCCGGCGAGCGCGACGGTGCCTTCCACCCGGTCGGCGTCCTGACCGACGTCACGCCCGACAACCCGGCCTACCACCAGGAGTTCTTCGGCCCGGTCGCCATGGTCTTCCGCGCCGCCGACGAGGCGGACGCGATCCGGATCGCCAACGACACGCCCTACGGCCTCGGCTCGTACGTCTACACCACCGACCCCGAGCAGGCCGACCGCGTCGCCAGCGCGCTCGAGGTCGGCATGGTGTTCGTCAACGGCGTCGGCCTGGAGGCCGTCGAGCTGCCCTTCGGCGGCGTGCGGCTCTCCGGCTACGGTCGTGAGCTCGGCACCCTCGGCATCGACGAGTTCGTCAACAAGAAGATGATCCGGGTCGCCCGCTGA
- a CDS encoding SDR family oxidoreductase gives MTGRVVLVTGGGTGIGAAVTRLLAAGGDQVVICGRREAPLRAVADETGAHVVVADVSEAAGVARVVDDTVATFGRLDGLVVNHGIIHVGRVDEVTPEQWDDTIRVNLTSPFLLVRAALPHLLAARGSVVAVSSVAALRASDGMAAYSASKAGLLLLTQSLAVDHGRDGLRANAICPGWTATEMGDMEMAELGKERGISTDDAYRLATAVVPQRRAAHPDEIAATVGWLLSDAASYVNGVVLPVDGGSCVVDPGTLALDPRVSVDLSSPRHQES, from the coding sequence GTGACGGGGAGGGTCGTCCTCGTCACCGGCGGGGGCACGGGCATCGGCGCCGCCGTCACCCGGCTGCTCGCCGCAGGCGGCGACCAGGTCGTCATCTGCGGACGTCGCGAGGCGCCGCTGCGTGCGGTGGCCGACGAGACCGGCGCCCACGTGGTCGTGGCCGACGTCAGCGAGGCCGCGGGTGTCGCCCGGGTCGTCGACGACACCGTCGCCACCTTCGGCCGGCTCGACGGGCTCGTGGTCAACCACGGGATCATCCACGTCGGGCGGGTCGACGAGGTCACCCCCGAGCAGTGGGACGACACCATCCGGGTCAACCTGACCTCGCCCTTCCTCCTGGTCCGGGCGGCCCTCCCGCACCTGCTGGCCGCGCGCGGCTCGGTCGTCGCGGTGTCCTCCGTCGCCGCGCTGCGGGCCAGCGACGGGATGGCGGCGTACTCCGCCAGCAAGGCCGGCCTGCTCCTCCTCACCCAGTCCCTGGCCGTCGACCACGGCCGCGACGGGCTGCGTGCCAACGCGATCTGCCCCGGCTGGACCGCCACCGAGATGGGCGACATGGAGATGGCCGAGCTCGGCAAGGAGCGCGGCATCTCCACCGACGACGCCTACCGGCTCGCCACCGCCGTGGTGCCCCAGCGCCGCGCCGCCCACCCCGACGAGATCGCCGCGACCGTCGGCTGGCTGCTGTCCGACGCGGCGTCGTACGTCAACGGGGTGGTGCTGCCCGTCGACGGCGGCTCCTGCGTCGTCGACCCCGGCACCCTCGCCCTCGACCCCCGCGTGTCCGTCGACCTCTCCTCCCCACGCCACCAGGAGTCCTGA